A genomic region of Miscanthus floridulus cultivar M001 chromosome 3, ASM1932011v1, whole genome shotgun sequence contains the following coding sequences:
- the LOC136541625 gene encoding uncharacterized protein, with product MARMVASAFVQETVSRVTSYLFSKLDDKVEASRGHYAERLEMAHTELELALERSARMPITDVSLLRRRKLLERAFEDCEYLLHRCSKQQAASSKQQATDISEMKQPATNSFTKRIAQVTQSSISSYFAGFCKDSTCCSDVRRFEWLAECANRFLKDVESGCSPQRCMFSNPLVRKLLQGKNLQYNKVQESILCRVHIWPMRVEGRGVEAALEFLYEDCKMPTRSFVLALMLRLSESTDIVGTAIRCLQSFTSSMKHTAEAVMGELTRLPLQDISDSGTFAPCFSMQDLCNKDTQF from the coding sequence ATGGCGAGGATGGTGGCTTCAGCCTTTGTTCAGGAGACCGTGAGCAGAGTCACCTCCTACCTATTCAGCAAGCTTGACGACAAGGTGGAGGCATCCAGAGGACATTATGCTGAGAGACTTGAGATGGCGCACACCGAACTGGAGCTCGCACTCGAGAGATCTGCAAGGATGCCCATCACAGATGTGTCCCTGCTACGGCGCAGGAAGCTGCTGGAACGTGCCTTCGAGGACTGCGAATATCTGCTACACAGGTGCAGCAAGCAGCAAGCAGCAAGCAGCAAGCAGCAAGCAACAGACATTTCAGAGATGAAGCAACCGGCAACAAACTCCTTCACTAAACGGATTGCACAGGTGACTCAATCATCCATATCCTCCTATTTTGCTGGGTTTTGCAAAGACAGCACTTGCTGCTCCGATGTTCGAAGATTTGAGTGGTTGGCAGAATGCGCCAACCGTTTTCTCAAAGATGTGGAGTCTGGATGCTCACCTCAGCGGTGCATGTTCTCCAACCCTCTTGTCAGAAAACTTCTTCAGGGCAAAAATCTGCAGTACAACAAGGTGCAAGAAAGCATACTCTGTCGTGTTCACATATGGCCCATGCGTGTGGAAGGGCGTGGTGTCGAGGCAGCACTTGAATTTCTCTATGAAGATTGCAAGATGCCGACGAGAAGTTTTGTTCTCGCACTAATGCTGCGACTGTCAGAGAGCACGGACATTGTTGGGACTGCTATAAGATGCTTGCAGTCATTCACATCTTCGATGAAGCATACTGCTGAAGCTGTAATGGGAGAACTCACTCGACTTCCTCTGCAAGATATTTCTGATTCAGGCACTTTTGCTCCATGTTTCAGCATGCAAGATTTGTGCAACAAGGACACCCAGTTTTAG
- the LOC136543683 gene encoding uncharacterized protein, producing the protein MTSSKAAFSELDGNVTGTVKFGDSSRVVIRGRGTIIFRCQNSEHRALTDVYYIPQLRSSIISIGQLDESGSEVLIKDVVLRIRDQEQRLLAKVKRTKNRLYLLD; encoded by the coding sequence atgacgAGCTCCAAGgcggccttctccgagctcgatgggaacgtgaccggcacggtgaagtttggtgatagCTCAAGGGTGGTGAtccgagggcgcggcaccatcatcttcaggtgccagaacagcGAGCACCGCGCATTGACAGATGtgtattacatcccgcagctacgttcaagcatcatcagcattgggcaACTGGATGAGAGCGGGAGTGAGGTTTTGATCAAGGACGtcgtcctcaggatcagggaccaggagcagcggcttctcgccaaggtgaagaggaCCAAGAACCGACTGTACCTGCTCGACTAG